The Amycolatopsis sp. NBC_01480 genome segment GAACCCCCCACCGTCCACGACGGCAGCCTCCCCGGCTCCCAGCTCGACGCCAACCTCACCCGCCGAGACCGCGAAACAGCACGCGATTGCTGCGTACCTCGGCATGTGGCAGGACGTCGCTGCGGTGGCCAAGACTTCGGACTGGCAGTCGGAACGGTTGGCGCACAACGCCACGGCAGATGCACTGTCGGTGCTGTCTCGCGCTATGTACGCCGACCACCTCAACGGGCTCGTGACCACGGGGCAGCCGATCAACAACCCCGAAGCCACATCGGCCGAACCAGCCAGCAAACCCACCACGGTGCTTATCAGCGACTGCGGTGACTCAACGAACTGGCTTAAGCACCGAGCCGACAACGGGCAGCTAGCCGACAACGAAGCAGGTGGACGCCGTCATATGGAGGCGGAGGTCAAACTCGCTGTCGACGGTAGTTGGAAAGTCACACGGTTTGCGGTGCAAGGAATAGGGACATGTTAGGCAGAAAAGCGACAGTGATCGTCGCAGTGACGACTCTATTTGTCATCGCGGCCAGCGGAACCGCCCTTGCCGGCGACTGGTGGGGATCGGTCGACTGCGGCCAAAGCCTCAGCCCCTCATGCAACCTCGGCGCAGGAGGAAGCGGTGATTCGCCGGCGCCGCCGGAAGCGAACCCCGGTGAGCCTGACCGGCAGCGTTCCTCCAAAGAAGGAAATGGCCAGCGCCTCGACCCTGGTGATTCTGTTGTTGGCGGCGATTCTAATCGTGCAAAATGCTCTTATGTTCGCAGTGACTACAGGCCGCCGGCGAATGGTGTTCAGACTGTTTCATTCCGTCCGCGTAGCTCCGGTGCCGGCGACATGCGGCTTATTTCACTGAGTAGCCACCGAGATGGCGGCGTCGTACTGGCGCAGGCGCCCGGCCAGGGTGGTGCTTGGTACACCTACCAGTGCTCTGGTCAGGGGGTCCGGGATGCGTTGTACCGGGCGCCGGTGTGGATTCCCGACGGCCAGGCGCCGGGCGCGGCGCCGCTGCCGTCGCCCGAGGAACTGGCGCAGCAGGCCCGGTCGCAGTTGCGGTTGCCCGTCCCGCGGATTGTGTCCAACCCTGCGGGGACCAAGCTGGTGAATCTGCCGACCTGGTTGTGGCTGGATCGCGGCGGTTGGGGTGCGCGGTCGGCGACCGCCTCGGTGCCGGGGGCGTCGGTGACGGCGGCCGCGACTCCGGCCTCGGCGTCGTGGTCGATGGGTGATGGCACCGAACTCACCTGCACCGGGCCAGGAACACCTTTCCCTGCCGATGCTGACCCTCAGGCAGCGTCTCCGGATTGCGGGCACACCTACCTTCGCTCTTCGGCCGGTGCGCCAGGCCAGGCATTCCCGACCTCGGCGACAGTGCACTGGACGGTGACCTGGTCCGGCATGGGAGCAGGGGGCACGTTCCCCGACCTGACCACCAGCGCGTCGGCGCCGTTCCGCGTCGCCGAGGCCCAAGCACTCGGAACCGGTCACCGCTAGCCGATTTCCCGGTTCTCGGTTTCGCACATCTGAATTCACTTTTCCTGTCCTATTCCGCATGCCTTTCCGTCTTTGGCGGTGGGTGCGTGGAGCGGCCGAGCCATGCCTGGAGAAGATCGTGACCAGCCCACACAGCCCCATTCGAACCGAGCAGGCGCCGGAGCCGGCCGGACCGGTGTCGTGGCTGGGGCAGAAGGGAAAACCCGCCGTGCTGCCGCGTGGCCGCGGCGGGAGCCGTCGCTTACCGCACCTGCTGGTCGGAGTGCTGCTGGTCGTGCTCTGCGTCGGCGGCGCGGTGTGGTGGACCAGCACCACCCAGGACCGGATGCCGGTGCTCGCGATCGCTCGCCCGGTGCAGGTCGGGCACGTTCTCGAACCTGCGGATCTGCGCAGCACCGATGTCTCCTTCTCCGCCGGTGTGGCGACCGTGCCCGCCGACCGGGCCGCCACGATGGTCGGCCGCCCGATGGCTACCAGCTTGGCGCCTGGGGCACTGCTGACCCCGGACAGCGTGGGTGCGGCGGCGATCCCGGCCCCCGGGCACGCGGTGGCCGCGCTGGGGTTGAAGCCCGGTCAGTTCCCGCCCGAACTCGCACCCGGGACGCCGGTCACGGTCGTGGTCGCCGCCGCGAGCGGATCTGCCGGCGCTGCGGGGCAGCAGACGGGGCAAGGGTCGTCGTGGCAGGCCACGGTGGTCGGGCTTGCCCTGGCGGGCACGGATCAGACCACGGTGATCTCGCTGCAGCTGGAGGCAAGCGCGAGCGTGCAGCTGGCGCAGGTATCGGCGGGTCAGGTGGCGCTGGTGATGCTGCCGGGCGGTGATCGCTGATGCTGATCGCGCTGGCGAGTCTGAAGGGCTCGCCCGGAGTGACCACCTTCGCCGCGGCGCTGGCCGCCCGCTGGCCCGCGCAGACACGGGGGCTGCTGGTGGAATGC includes the following:
- a CDS encoding SAF domain-containing protein, with product MTSPHSPIRTEQAPEPAGPVSWLGQKGKPAVLPRGRGGSRRLPHLLVGVLLVVLCVGGAVWWTSTTQDRMPVLAIARPVQVGHVLEPADLRSTDVSFSAGVATVPADRAATMVGRPMATSLAPGALLTPDSVGAAAIPAPGHAVAALGLKPGQFPPELAPGTPVTVVVAAASGSAGAAGQQTGQGSSWQATVVGLALAGTDQTTVISLQLEASASVQLAQVSAGQVALVMLPGGDR